The proteins below are encoded in one region of Oryzias melastigma strain HK-1 linkage group LG9, ASM292280v2, whole genome shotgun sequence:
- the snapc4 gene encoding snRNA-activating protein complex subunit 4, protein MSASLKAERDKLQEEVEQMERALRVTSAEVDLLSSDSDDSDDEVEEVEEIQSAAGLLAQREKVQREIQDLEDMLGPHTPIVVSDEDSSSSSDESDLGLTQSVESCLQLNLVYQQVVQETLDNLELLLSTNQKQQEELIAQMSGPFKESSRGQLSRSSYQQPVRMFLGRFLKPYFKDKLTGLGPPANEETKQKALRMSVCLDDRKLKQKRWENWQKTLLIYSVAQDGLKRLIQPKLSKVDYLSQKLSVAKEADKQSLREQIVSLEDEIDKLREKKEHEVIGLRYEEHDWPKISNIDFEGTKEPEDIRLFWQNYLHPSINKTTWSKEEVQQLKEVSRRHDERHWEAIALELGTGRTAFMCLQVFQRFVSQSLKRVSWTPEEDTLLRELVNKMRIGNFIPYTQISYFIEGRDPTQLLNRWTLNLDPSLRKGAWTKEEDKLLLRAISRLGECWWRVRMEVPGRSIMACRERYHDCLKAGVKKGAFNRKEKELLRKLVDKHGVGRWAKIAAEIPNRLDCQCLREWRKMNKSPSQGQRKGKGSSKKGKERKAGKTKAASRARKGIRKRLVQVKKEELTEEEELTEEEDEDFVIPYMDSDEEIQKREIDKEEVRLERQEEKPYRIPPMERWVPTEKVAPVSHLCSRLAVLPPTSDGATGKPTRSTILGQCGRSVIIGPCPKELPWEERHKRSAMMMLSPKQLQVYLIYRSHKLNGQSCRRKQKVKRKETNLAIDYELQAAVTPWIGNLLIPMTTKVKAVDVLRENAEKRGFSSTSFFLLLLQAENVDVIGCKEVIKNRRNKVVIQTPILSPSPVQVPKTVAQILQQRRQMQQQNAEVDKRNMLQNTEFQTPPPLFSFMPLHTQPRLLLHVPPQTPHAPLPQLVRIPHPVVHQHASLSFAPFPSTALPAPKRLSPAGCAEASQVFQSPVVPLLWNISDFKPNAAAIVPSSSQNHALCSSLTLTGNQDARSTPNHITAAPSSATNSPGGMEQMEAEPISAGRSSSATSLTCVKGIDNSTKHGKKKIQELTQKPETSRPSNQTPSNPVLASNESSAPLSSLPTDHNYSHHSCRQINTSTTKPLNRPVTGKKREREDKLLDEETVGDADAGETQKGKRCRRLSVKAKAYQEALKVQIETKMKKLSSRRKKSPSKGKVADDSSVGAQPAGESSLPTQAMWVMTPAGFVQMAQPQALTVLKGPPCLPSPGRSSGSPLPPTAQSAGLKAAFVSAHLSPVKPIQHSPSPPLLLNQNSPSLLQSTPPHKGVINAQSGLASPLRSKGVSFDPSLIFQEPHGNIQDWLSGRGGVPAGRVALPYLPPFVSSLNMMAALLRAKKSLTQSSLELVHERPKPRQPPAQSRPDPVGRSTRPPLFMSDSTSDWNGASYHLEHGAAAPTDEQQGEEEELEEEQLEGEQFEEEQVRLVRLMVAQRFSTNPAYQLLKARFLSCFTLPALLATMPQAKKVETVQNEEPELSKEAEEHQGRKKGQSVRKRSSQRSRLLSEDVEVSANHFSGISTTSKPRPSDQGRQHR, encoded by the exons ATGaagacagcagcagctccagcgaCGAG AGTGACCTCGGTCTGACTCAGTCGGTGGAGTCCTGCCTACAGTTGAACCTTGTCTACCAGCAGGTGGTGCAAGAGACTCTGGATAACCTGGAACTTCTATTATCAACCAACCAGAAGCAGCAG GAGGAGCTCATAGCTCAGATGAGCGGGCCGTTCAAAGAGTCTTCTAGAGGCCAGCTTTCTCGCTCGTCCTATCAGCAGCCAGTCAGGATGTTCCTGGGCCGCTTCCTGAAGCCCTACTTCAAAGACAAACTGACTGGACTG ggTCCTCCAGCAAACGaggaaacaaagcaaaaagcCCTCAGGATGTcagtgtgtctggatgacaggaAGCTGAAACAGAAACGAT GGGAAAATTGGCAGAAAACTTTGCTGATCTACTCTGTCGCTCAGGATGGATTGAAGAGACTCATCCAGCCCAAACTCTCAAA GGTGGACTACTTGTCCCAGAAATTGTCGGTGGCGAAGGAAGCAGATAAACAGTCGCTGAGGGAGCAGATAGTCAGCTTGGAGGATGAGATCGACAAACTCAG ggaaaaaaaggagcatGAAGTGATTGGTTTGCGGTATGAAGAGCACGACTGGCCGAAAATCTCAAATATTGAC TTTGAAGGAACGAAAGAACCAGAGGACATCCGTCTTTTCTGGCAAAACTACCTTCATCCGTCTATCAATAAGACAACATGGAGTAAAGAGGAGGTGCAGCAGCTGAAGGAGGTCAGCAGGAGACACGACGAGAGGCACTGGGAGGCCATTGCTCTGGAACTTGGG ACGGGAAGGACGGCTTTCATGTGCCTCCAAGTGTTCCAGCGCTTCGTGTCCCAGTCTCTGAAGCGAGTCAGCTGGACTCCGGAGGAAGACACGCTCCTGAGAGAGTTGGTGAACAAAATGAGGATTGGAAACTTCATCCCATACACACAGA TCAGTTACTTCATCGAGGGCCGTGATCCAACGCAGCTCCTCAACAGATGGACCCTGAATTTGGACCCAAGCTTGAGAAAAGGTGCTTGGACCAAAGAGGAGGACAAA CTTTTGCTGCGGGCGATTTCTCGTCTTGGAGAGTGCTGGTGGAGGGTGCGGATGGAGGTCCCTGGACGCAGCATCATGGCCTGTAGGGAGAG GTATCACGACTGCCTGAAAGCGGGGGTGAAGAAAGGAGCATTCAACAGGAAGGAGAAAGAACTGCTCCGAAAGCTGGTTGACAAACATGGAGTTG GTCGTTGGGCAAAGATCGCTGCGGAGATTCCTAATCGTCTGGACTGTCAGTGTTTGAGAGAGTGGAGAAAGATGAACAAATCTCCTTCTCAG GGTCAACGGAAAGGTAAGGGTTCTTCCAAGaaaggaaaggaaagaaaagcGGGGAAGACAAAAGCTGCCTCCAGAGCGAGGAAGGGCATCAGAAAGCGACTTGTTCAAGTGAAGAAGGAGGAActgacagaggaggaggaacttacagaggaggaggatgaggattTTGTGATTCCGTACATGGATAGTGATGAAGAGATCCAGAAGAGGGAAATCGACAAGGAGGAAGTGAGACTGGAGAGGCAGGAGGAAAAGCCGTACCGCATCCCTCCCATGGAGAGGTGGGTTCCCACCGAGAAGGTGGCGCCAGTCTCCCACCTGTGCTCCCGTCTGGCCGTTTTACCACCAACATCTGATGGTGCTACAGGAAAACCAACCAGATCAACCATCCTGGGACAATGCGGACGCTCTGTGATTATAGGACCATGTCCAAAAGAATTACCCTGGGAGGAGAGACACAAAAGGAGTGCCATGATGATGTTGTCGCCTAAGCAGCTCCAAGTCTACTTGATCTACCGGTCTCACAAGCTAAATGGTCAAAGCTGCCGCCGAAAACAGAAGGTCAAACGCAAAGAGACCAATCTGGCGATCGACTATGAGCTGCAAGCGGCTGTCACGCCGTGGATCGGCAACCTGTTGATTCCAATGACAACCAAAGTCAAGGCTGTGGATGTACTTAGAGAGAACGCCGAGAAGAGGGGGTTCTCCTCAACCTCCTTCTTCCTGTTGCTCCTCCAAGCGGAGAACGTGGATGTCATCGGCTGCAAGGAGGTCATCAAGAATAGGAGGAACAAGGTTGTAATTCAAACTCCTATTTTGAGCCCCTCCCCTGTTCAGGTTCCAAAGACtgttgctcaaatccttcagcAGAGGAGGCAGATGCAGCAACAGAATGCAGAGGTGGACAAGCGTAATATGCTGCAAAATACAGAGTTccagactcctcctcctctgttctcCTTCATGCCGCTTCATACTCAGCCCCGCCTCCTTCTCCATGTGCCTCCACAGACCCCACATGCTCCATTACCTCAACTCGTCCGTATTCCTCATCCAGTTGTACACCAACATGCTTCCTTGAGCTTTGCCCCCTTCCCTTCCACAGCCCTGCCTGCTCCTAAAAGACTCAGTCCTGCAGGATGCGCTGAAGCTTCACAGGTTTTTCAAAGCCCTGTAGTCCCATTACTTTGGAATATATCAGACTTTAAACCAAACGCTGCAGCTATAGTTCCATCCTCCTCCCAAAACCACGCTTTGTGCTCCAGCCTCACTTTGACTGGAAATCAAGATGCTCGATCCACTCCTAATCACATTACTGCTGCTCCCAGCTCCGCCACTAACTCACCTGGAGGCATGGAGCAGATGGAGGCGGAGCCAATTTCTGCAGGCAGGAGTTCCTCTGCTACGTCGCTGACATGTGTGAAAGGGATAGACAACAGCACaaaacatggcaaaaaaaagattcaagagCTGACTCAGAAACCTGAG ACATCCAGACCTTCCAACCAGACTCCCTCCAATCCCGTTCTGGCTAGCAATGAGTCTTCAGCTCCCCTATCATCTCTGCCCACTGATCACAACTACAGCCACCACAGCTGCCGCCAGATTAACACCTCGACTACTAAACCCCTAAATCGTCCAGTCACAGGAAAGAAAAGGGAGAGAGAggacaagctgctggatgaggAGACGGTGGGTGATGCTGATGCAGGAGAGACCCAGAAAGGGAAGAGGTGTCGAAGGCTTAGTGTGAAGGCCAAAGCTTACCAGGAGGCTTTGAAGGTCCAG attgaaacaaaaatgaagaagctCTCCTCTCGTAGAAAGAAGTCTCCTTCAAAGGGTAAAGTTGCCGATGATTCCTCCGTGGGGGCTCAACCCGCCGGGGAGAGCTCTCTACCCACTCAGGCCATGTGGGTGATGACTCCAGCGGGGTTTGTTCAGATGGCTCAACCACAAGCTCTGACGGTGCTCAAAGGCCCCCCCTGCCTTCCTTCCCCAGGGAGGAGTTCAGGCTCTCCTCTACCTCCAACAGCTCAGTCTGCTGGACTGAAAGCAGCATTTGTCTCCGCACATCTCTCCCCCGTTAAGCCCATTCAGCATTCCCCTTCCCCGCCACTTCTCCTGAATCAGAATTCTCCCTCCCTGCTGCAGTCTACTCCCCCTCATAAGGGTGTGATAAATGCACAATCTGGTCTGGCTTCTCCCCTCAGAAGCAAAGGAGTCAGCTTTGACCCCTCCCTGATATTCCAAGAGCCTCATGGAAACATACAAGATTGGCTGAGTGGAAGAGGCGGAGTACCTGCTGGGAGGGTAGCTTTGCCGTACCTGCCCCCCTTTGTCAGCTCTCTGAACATGATGGCTGCCCTGCTGCGGGCCAAGAAGTCCCTGACACAGTCGTCACTGGAGCTGGTTCACGAAAGGCCCAAACCCAGACAGCCCCCAGCCCAATCCAGACCTGATCCTGTCGGCCGCTCCACCCGCCCTCCACTTTTCATGTCAGATTCCACCTCAGACTGGAACGGAGCCAGCTACCACCTTGAgcatggagctgcag CTCCCACCGACGAGCAGcagggagaggaagaggagttgGAGGAGGAGCAGTTGGAGGGGGAGCAGTTTGAGGAGGAGCAGGTGAGGCTGGTGCGTCTGATGGTGGCGCAGCGCTTTTCCACTAACCCCGCCTACCAGCTGCTGAAGGCCCGCTTCCTGTCCTGCTTCACTCTCCCCGCCCTCCTGGCAACGATGCCGCAAGCCAAAAAGGTGGAGACGGTCCAGAATGAGGAACCAGAGTTGAGTAAGGAGGCAGAGGAGCACCAGGGGAGAAAAAAGGGACAATCTGTAAGGAAGAGGAGCAGTCAG AGATCAAGGCTGCTGTCTGAGGACGTTGAGGTTTCTGCCAATCACTTCTCAGGGATCAGCACCACCagcaagccccgcccctctgatcAAGGCAGACAGCATCGTTAG